The Trichoderma breve strain T069 chromosome 2, whole genome shotgun sequence DNA segment TCGCATCGCCACGCAGAGACAAGAGGACTTCATCGGCAGGTGATGGGTGCATACAATACTCCCTCGATTTACAAAGGGAAAATTAGACTCCCTCGATTTACAAAGGGAAAATTAGGCAGGGCTATCAAGgcgccttcatctcttgCCAGACTCTTGGTCATTCGCACGCCGTACACTACATCCAGCCGTGCATGCAGAAATTCAAGACGTCAAAACTTAGGTCGTGTTGAAATCTACAATCCCATCTCAAACTCTCAtaggcatcttcttcatgatgctgCGTATAGCAGCCGTCACAATGAAAACGGAGTTGGATATATCAAAAATTGCGCCTCCCATGGCCCCGAAGGACAATGGAGCAAGGAACGACTCCGCGATGTGCAATGCAGGCCTTCCCAACTATTACTCAGAATTCTTGATCTCTGACGTAATGAAACAAGGTAAGTAtgaggaaaggaaagaagaaaggagagtGAAAgggaaggaggaggaagttGTTTTATAGCTCTAAGTTGATGCCTGGCGCGAAAGTGGGCGCTTTCAGGCATCAAGGCACTAACAATTTTCAAGCGGAGCACGTGATGCGCATTCTGATTTTTGGTGCGCGGCAGGGCATGTCCCCACGAGGTACGTATCGATTGTAGGGCACGAAAACCCTTTGACGAATTTGACGAGTCTCATCCTCCGAAATTTCAACGACTTCCGAACAACGACCACCGGAGCCCACGTTGATCGCAAGCAGACACAATGGTATGTATAGATATCCCTAATGGAACACGTTGAATTGTTGGAATTCACAAGAGTGCtgacctttttttccccatccAGGCGATCAAGCACAACCAGACGATCATCAGCAACCGTGAGCACTCTCCCATCAAAACCTCGAGTCGACGATGCGAATTATCATGAACTGCGACTGACCCCTCCCACAGATTTCCGCAAGGATTGGCAGCGCCGGGTTCGCACCCACTTTGACCAGGTATGCGATGAACGActcgaaagaaaaaaaaacgacaTTTAGAGGTGGATTATTGACCTGTTCGAAATAGCCCGGTCGCAAGACACGGAGACGCACTGCTCGTcaggccaaggctgctgctctcgCTCCTCGTCCCGTCGACAAGCTGCGACCTATCGTCCGATGCCCTACCGTTAAGTACAACCGACGGGTTCGCGCCGGTCGAGGTTTCACCCTCACCGAGCTCAAGGTACGACTTTACTGAACGAGTTTCTTCCTCGCGATCCTTGGGCCtcagaaaagagaagacaagGCAATCACGATTGCAGAGGCCTCTGGACACGAGGAACGAAATAAAGAAACTAAACTGATTGGATTGGTTCTAACAATTCATCTACAGGAGGCCGGTATCTCCAAGTCCCTGGCTCCCACCATCGGTATCTCCGTCGATTTCCGCCGACAGAACCTGAGCGAGGAGAGCCTTGCCGCCAACGTTGCCCGCCTCAAGGCCTACAAGGAGCGCCTCATCCTCCTGCCCCGCAAGTCCAACGCCCCCAAGAAGGGTGACACCAAGACCGACGTCGCCTCTCTCGACAAGGTCGCCTCCATCGCCGCTGCCCTGCCCATCGCCTCCGTCTCTGCTGGCTTCtccgagatcaagaagagcgAGATCCCCGCCGCTGTCGAGGGTGGTGCCTACACCAAGCTTCGCATTGCCCGAAGCAACGCCAGATACCAGGGTGCCCGTGAGAAGCGTGCTCgggacaaggctgaggccGAGACTGCCAAGAAATAAACTTTGTCAAAAAGGGAACTGGTGTTTTAAGGGttttttgctctttgcgTCTCTACGGGAGTGTTGCAAGGTCGGTTTCGAGGCTTTGATGAAAGTGCTAGGCCAGGTTACGGGAGGAAATATAAGCTCTTAGGTCCAGGTCAAAGAATTATTTGCATGATCAACCGGCCCTGCCCTGTATACACTATAAAAAAAGGGTCAAATGGCAGCATTTTAAACGAGCGCTGAGGCACACGTAGTAGTTTCTTGTCGTGAAAAGTTGCTCtaattttttcttgttcaatTGGGTCCTTTGCCGCTACGTGCAACTATGAGTGATGTGAAGAGATACATATGTATGGAACGACTTGGAACGATCAACCAAGTATATGATGCGTATATATCGCCGTGGGCAATCTActttcccttttttgtttatccagacaagagagaagaagagcaaaactTGACAGCCTCTTTTACCAGCCACAACTCCATTGGCTTCCCAGCGTTTCAGATTTACGATGCCATCGCCTTATGCGCAGCCACAATCTCCGTGCCCTCCTTGACCAGATCTTGCAAGATGCTCAGCCTCAAACCAGGTAGTTGATCGCCCCACGTCCGGAGGAGTTCCGTGCACATCACCAGAGCGTTCTCCCGATCCACCCGAACCATGCTCTCCTTCTGCTTGGGATCGGCCTGCTGAGGCTCGAGTCCTAGGCCCTCTGCCATGGACGTGATCTGACCATCGGGAGCGGCCAGAGAGTATGGCGCTTCCTCAATTTGATCGTTACCTCCCGCCTCGCTAAGGGGAGTTTCTCTTCcggtgatggccttgatgagctcCGTCATGGTGCCGTGGATTGAGAGCAGCTCCACGATGACGCGACCTCCCTCCTTGGAACGGCACATGAGAGCAAAGACGAACCACGCTTCTGAGCGAAGACTCGGCCATTTCTGCTGGGTAATCAGGAATGAAAGAACCCTAGCGACGTCGTGTTTGCTGTAAAAGTATTCACGTCGTTGGTTTTCTTCAGGCTCGGACGATGCTGTGCCGTCATTGCCAACCGGGCGCTCCCAGTCTGGCAGTAAAGGCACGACTGGGCCAGAGTGAAGCATCCGACATGTGGCAGCTACAGCTCGAGCAGCCTCGAGTCTCGTGGGCTCAGCATCAGAGCGCTCGTAAAGAGCAATGATGCCGCTCACACTGGAGCGCTCACGGGCTGGGCTAGCAGGGTCTGCGCTGAGAGGAGCACAGATGCGAGCAACGTTGGCTGGGCAGTTGATGAGGAGCAACCGAGTCAGAGACACGGCGGCAAACTGCACCTGGGGCGAGGCATCCAAGCTGTATAGCCGTGGGACACATGTGACGTCCAACAAGTCACCGAGAAGAGGCTTGTTCTGGAGCGGAATGGCCAGGTTTTTCAAGAAAGACAAGGCTGAgtggagaagctgtgcaTCGGTAATGTCTTGATTCGAGAGGAGTCTTATCAGGGGGCCATGTGCAAAGTAGACCTGAACAAGAGAGGTGGTGGCTTCATCTGAGCGGGAGAGATTGCCCAGAGCAAGACACGCCGCCGTCTGGAGCTGGACGTTCGAGCTCTGCAACCAAGCAAGAAAATTTTGAGCAACCGGACTTTGCAGTGGGTAGCATGAAGCAAACAGGTCATTGCCGGTGATGTCTGCCAAGCTGACGAGAAGGCTAGAGtaaagcttcttcaaggacgCTTCCGTATCAGCGTCGTCGATCTCGAGCATATTAAAGTGAGTATGAGCGTGGTAAAAGGTGGAAAGGAAGAGCTGCATCAAAGGTCCCTGGATCAGGGCGGCCTGGAACTTGTCATCGGCAAGGTAAGCGCCGGCCACTGAGACGAGGGATATGAAATCGTCAATGTCATCTCGAGACGGCAGACTCGTCGCCAGTGTGAGCAGGATTTCCACTGTTCGGGGACTTGCACGAGCTGCTTCGCCTTCTTGGCTAACAAGCAGTGCGAGAATCTTGCAGAAATAggggacgaagacgatgaagttGGCAAGGGTTGGAGAGGACAAGAGATCGATGAGTCGCTGGTTGAGGTTGGCTTGTGAAGCGGCAAGCTGTGCAGGTTCTTTGATTTGAAACGCAAGTTAGTGTCTTGACGGTGATTTGTCAGACATTAAGATGTTATTGGGGCTCACCATAGTCGACTAGGATGTTGAACAAGACAGGAATTGTGAAGGGTATCAAGCTCTCATCTTGCAGGTGATTGATGACGGTAGCAAGGTGATTTCCCTGAATCACTCTCGCACGGTTCTCGTCTGTATCTGCACAAGAGTTTCCCACCAGCCGCAGTATATGAATTTTCAAGCCCTGCTCCAGATTGCCGCCAGCGAGAACACGAAGGAAGAATTCCAAGATGCCAGAATCACCAAACGGGCCTCGCCATGCCACTATACGAATACAGATGTTGGGTTAGTCTACCGGTAtagctcttcttctacttggACACATCCAAGGACCAATCTCGCCAAATTTCGATCTATTAGCTGATTTTGATAGTGACTCAccatctctgctgccatcgcccagcttctcagccATGAGCTCCAGGTCTTCCTGACTATGGGAGGTCCATACCTCACGGCAAGCTGCTAGGAGTGGTATCAACAGCTCGGTTCTCCTCTGACGAGCGTCCACAGACTCTGTGGTTTCATCGTACTTGTCAGGAGAGACTTTGCTGCCTTCTCGCAGGAGcatctcttcaatctcctttggcgccatggctgctgttgatTCCTTCCCTATTTTCACAAAAAAACACGATATTATGATGTCTTGTTCTAAAATTTCAAGAATATGGTAAGAGAACTCGCAATGAAGAGGCAAGGAGATGATTCGGAAATTAGGTGATATATGCTTTTCAAGATGAAGTCTCTTCACACGCAAACCCTGCGAGGTGATGACGACTCTGTGCTGTTAGGCCAAATTCAAGgttcctcagcctcagcatgAAACAGACGGAAAGCCCTAGTCCAGCCAAAAACGCGTATACGGCAGGCTTAGATTGGATTATGCAATTGCCGGAGAGTATTTTAGCTTCTTACTTTCCGGACGGGACAGACGACGGCAAATAGTATCAACGGATCCTGCCAATGGGCACGACGAGCAAGGGCCCAGGCATGTCCAAGTAATTTATTAGTGAGATGGGCAATTGCGTGGCTCGTTCAGGGGGATCCTCTCTGCTGTGGTGGGTGTGGCTGGAATTTACCGGGAACGAGGGGGCGGGGACTTGGGGCGATGAGTGAGCCTTACCGCGGTGAGCGTCCTTGCGTTTGCTCGGTGAGCGGCAGATCGTCGGGTAAAGGAGGCAAGTTTATCCCGGATAAGTCGCAAACTCGAAAATTCAAGAGACAACGACTCTCGCATTCTCGGCCGCGGGACGGTGCCCATACTTGCTTGTCTTTTCGTTAGCCGCATTCTACAGGATTACAAAATCTCTGTGAAGGAGTGTCTTTAATCTGCTTCGGTTAGCTGTActggcttcttcatcaccatggtATGTCTGCAccaattttttctttacttgCCGAGGCCCCGGTATCACACGATATTGCGACACCAACTTGTTGAATATCTGTGACAACATGGCTGACCCTGGATCACTTTGAAAATAGGCGCACAAATTCGTCATCACAGCCTTTCTCACAGGCTCTCGCATCCTGGGACGGTCCTTCATGGCCGCCTACAAACAAGCCCAGGCCTCGTCGCAATATCAGCGTGCGCAAGCCAAAGCGACTGGCGTCAGCGCTTCAGGCCGAGCCTCTCTAACAGCCGGCATGACCCTTGAAGAGGCTTGCCGCATCCTGAACGTCAAACCCCCCGCCAATGGCCAGGCCAACGTTGAGGAGGTGCTCGAGCGGTACAAGAGACTATTTGACGCAAACAACCCTGAAAAGGGTGGCAGCTTCTATCTCCAGAGCAAGATTGTAAGAGCAAGGGAGCGATTCGAGGCTGAGATTGGACCCATACGAGAAAAAGCCGAAGCGGAGGCTGAAGCAAAGGAGGGGTGGAAGCCCAAAGTCTACAAGGATCAATGAGCAGGGTTGAAGCGGACGACTTATACGACTAAGGTATAATACGGTGTTGTGTGGGAGAAGAGCTTACGCGGCAGCTCGATGTTCTAacttggaagagatgagCGAGCCGCGAAGCTCCCCTCCAAGGAGGGGTGGGACGACAACTCAATATCCACCCTTTTGTATatgatttcctttttctttctattATTACCACATCTTCACTCGACAGTGGCATGGCACGGCGTTTATGGAGGAGGGAGACATCTAGAGGCTTCGAGGCCACCGGAGACTGGGTCTagacgaaaacaaaaaaagcaagggcGATTTGGAACTGACTTCAATACGCGGCTGTCAGCATGCTTGTACAATACGAAACGATGTAACATACCACCTGTGTAAAATTGAAATGATTAGATGAGCCCTCTATCTGTTTAACCGTGTTGACGTGTACTCTATTTGACAGCTCATGTTTTCCTACGGACGAGGCCCTTCCAATAGTCGAAGCTATTCTCATCACTCTGAAGGCTCCATATCTTGCCGTTCCCCCTCCCTTCAGAATCCGTCTCCTCAACACGCAACATCCCCCAGTCGCGAGTGATGCCCAAGACTCTCGCCTTGACACCACCCTCGGCCTCCAGCGTGATAGCCTGACCCGTGTGTAGCCAGTGGCGGTAGTACCGCGTCTCGAGGTCTTGGGAGAAGCCCTCGCGGCGGAACTGCTCGTATATGGCCTCCAGACGGGTGAGGATGCGGGCGAGAAGGGTCTCTATGTGGAAAGGCGCGACGTTTTGCGGGAGTAGGTCAGAGAGGGAGGTTGTCGGACGAGGATTGGTAGCGTTAATGCCGATGCCTAGGACAACTTGGTATGCGCCGTTGAAGTAGCTGCATTGGGAGAGAATACCGCCGATTTTGACGTAGGACTGAGACGAAGCTGGTTTTGTGGGATCAAGGGCATCTGATATTTACGTTAGCATGAAATGGATGTATAAGGCCGTATGTTTAGAGAAGAGTGATGGGAGAATCATTTGACATCTCATGTATTGTAACTTACATATATCATTGGGCCACTTCAACTTGACAGGCATCTTATCATAGCCTGTGTCAAACGAGCGGATAGCTTCAACAATGGCAACGGCTGCAATATACTGGATGAATACTATCGGCCGTGAAGCAGCAAGGTGAGCTGGGTGGTTGATAACGGTAGAGAATAAGAGAGATCCAGGGGGCGCGACCCAAACGTTGCTTCCACGTCCTCGGCCAGCGACTTGGGTCGTAGCAGTGAAGGTGAAGCCCGTTGGTAGTTTGCAGTTGAGCTTTGGGTTCCTATGTGTCCATGAGTCAGTATTTGTATTGAAAAACCATTTCGGGCGCAGTGTAGGACAAAACGCACTTTTCAAGCAGAGTGTTGGTGCTAGTCACGACATCTCCGTAGAGCAACACATCTCCCCATTGATCAGCGCTAGGTTCAATCTTCCTGTACTTCTTCAGACTCGAGTAGAAACGTTCGTGGTTGAAGCGCGGTGTTAGTTCATCGCTAGGTAACTTTGTCTCATGAGCAATAATCTTCTTAATGACCGAGCTTGGATCGTCCAGCGCCTCGGCTTGTGGCAAAGTGTTTGCAAGCTCATCCAGGTTCAGCTCATCTGCTTGATTTATGACCTGGAAAGTATCCGCCTCTCCGCGGATATACTCGTTGCCATTCTCCTTTTCGATAGCGTCCCCCCAGTCGCACAGCAGCTCTGTCACCTTGCCACTCTCGAGAGCAGTAAGATGGAGGCTGGACAGCGAGGGGGGCGTATAATCATCCTGGACAACTTCGAGCCCCAGTTCTGATAGAAGAGCCTTCAAAAAGCTGGTTCTGGAGTTGTCGTCTGCGGCAAGTTTGTCGACTAGCTCGCTATAGCCTGGAATATCTGGCTGCGCGTTGAGATTGGCTGGGGCAAATCTAGGAATATGTCAGCCGAGGCTCTCGCTTCACAAAATGTCCGATGAATGGTATGAGCAACTTACTCCGGATGAGGCCCGCTCAAAATTGCCTTGCCCTCTCCTACGTGGCACAAAACGACTGCAGCTTTTGCATCACCACCGTCCACGTCCAAATCGTCCTTGTATGAGGCCAGAACCTCAATCTTGCGTCCCCCTGTTGGGTTCGCATCGACAAAAACACCGCCTCCATTATAATAGACGGCAAATTCGCCAGGTATCTTGTCTTTCAAAGATTGCTTTTCCGCTTTGATAGTAGCAGCTCGTGCTCCCTTCTCGCTCTTGTATTCGAATCCTTTGAATGCCCCGCCACGACACGTTCCAGGGAAGAAACCAAGCTCTCTGCTGCCAATCACTTCCAATGCCTTGTTACCAACTTCAAATtcgcatctgctgctgccataATATCCGCCTGCGCAGAGACCTAGATATGCCCCTCCTCGCCGAACAAACTCGCTGATGCGGCGATTTCCCTCGCCATTAAAGACTCGACAGTAGCCAAGATCAGCGCCACCGGGAAACACAAGAAGAGCGCAAGTTTGGGCCCAAGGCTCTTTTAGGAGGGCCGTCTCATTGATGGGGATGATGGCGTAGTTGGGGGATAGAAGCCGGCGGAGAGAGTACATGCAATGCCGCACAGATTCTGCCGTAGTCCCGGTGCCTATTGTTACAGTGAGTAAAAAATACTTGATTCGGTAGATAGAAGTCAAATGGAGGGAGAATATTGACCTGTATGGACCAGGATATTGAGTCGACTAGGCGCCATGATGCTTTGTTTTCTCCGGCTGAAG contains these protein-coding regions:
- a CDS encoding ribosomal protein l13e domain-containing protein, with protein sequence MAIKHNQTIISNHFRKDWQRRVRTHFDQPGRKTRRRTARQAKAAALAPRPVDKLRPIVRCPTVKYNRRVRAGRGFTLTELKEAGISKSLAPTIGISVDFRRQNLSEESLAANVARLKAYKERLILLPRKSNAPKKGDTKTDVASLDKVASIAAALPIASVSAGFSEIKKSEIPAAVEGGAYTKLRIARSNARYQGAREKRARDKAEAETAKK
- a CDS encoding pam16 domain-containing protein, which gives rise to MAHKFVITAFLTGSRILGRSFMAAYKQAQASSQYQRAQAKATGVSASGRASLTAGMTLEEACRILNVKPPANGQANVEEVLERYKRLFDANNPEKGGSFYLQSKIVRARERFEAEIGPIREKAEAEAEAKEGWKPKVYKDQ
- a CDS encoding biotin/lipoate a/B protein ligase family domain-containing protein, with the protein product MAPSRLNILVHTGTGTTAESVRHCMYSLRRLLSPNYAIIPINETALLKEPWAQTCALLVFPGGADLGYCRVFNGEGNRRISEFVRRGGAYLGLCAGGYYGSSRCEFEVGNKALEVIGSRELGFFPGTCRGGAFKGFEYKSEKGARAATIKAEKQSLKDKIPGEFAVYYNGGGVFVDANPTGGRKIEVLASYKDDLDVDGGDAKAAVVLCHVGEGKAILSGPHPEFAPANLNAQPDIPGYSELVDKLAADDNSRTSFLKALLSELGLEVVQDDYTPPSLSSLHLTALESGKVTELLCDWGDAIEKENGNEYIRGEADTFQVINQADELNLDELANTLPQAEALDDPSSVIKKIIAHETKLPSDELTPRFNHERFYSSLKKYRKIEPSADQWGDVLLYGDVVTSTNTLLEKNPKLNCKLPTGFTFTATTQVAGRGRGSNVWVAPPGSLLFSTVINHPAHLAASRPIVFIQYIAAVAIVEAIRSFDTGYDKMPVKLKWPNDIYALDPTKPASSQSYVKIGGILSQCSYFNGAYQVVLGIGINATNPRPTTSLSDLLPQNVAPFHIETLLARILTRLEAIYEQFRREGFSQDLETRYYRHWLHTGQAITLEAEGGVKARVLGITRDWGMLRVEETDSEGRGNGKIWSLQSDENSFDYWKGLVRRKT